TTACAAATGCGTACTAGTGTGGGAGGCGAGTAGCAAACTGAACGCATTCCTAGCCACCATAAGATCCACCTCCAGCCCACATACCATTCATTGCTAGAAGGGATAATTGTTGTTCTTCTCTTTTCCATCCTTCCCTATATCTTCTACTCATAGCCTCTTCGTCAACCCGTTTCATTGGCGCCAACTATCACTGCGTCAATATTAGTGTGTTCATTAGTGACACCTTATCTTTTTTATTTCGTCCTTCCTCACCAAGTTTAGTTCTCGTCCGTACTTATTTTCTAAAtactattttcttattttttttggaACACTCATTTCTTTTTTAACATTAATTTATCACTTGGTTGCTttagtttttttctctttttattcccGGGACACACTTTTTTTACTATAGCGAACCATCTGGTCAATGTTGTGTTGTATTGTCCTCGTTCGTGAATGTTTCGACAACTGTCAGCGCATGGACATCCTCCACAGCATGGTCATCATCCAACTTGGTGAACGCTAGATTGCTCATGTAGCAAGCACATGGTGATTATTGTTATTATTGGCGAGTAGTGTCTGATAATATCCCTAAGAGTCTATTGATCATCATTGTCCACGAGCGCTTTTGAAATAATTCAGCATGATTGTTGTTTGCTTAACTAATTACAGAAATAATTAATGCCATATCTAATTCTCCACATGTTTAATTAACTTTTAGTCAAATCAATTAATTATCTTCCACGAACACTTCATATACATCGACAGCCGTGGGCGACATCGGCCCCATGTCGATTGGCGCCACAACCATCGTCGATTCTTTCTCTACAAGCCCCCTCGACATGGAGTATAGCTCGTACTCGTCCCCATCTATGCATGTCCGATGCTGACAACACTAACGCGTGCCTTCGTTCATGATGTATCACAGGCCCTGGCAAGCCATGTGCGGCGCCTTGTCAACATCCACTTCGTCCATCTACACATGCCCGGTGCTGGCAATACCGACGTGTGCCTTCGACCACGACATGTCCCTAGGCTTGGCAAAGCCGACGCGATGCCTCGTCAACAATTGTTTCTCCCCGGCGCACCACTACGCCCATGACTAACCCGGCACCTCCTAGCGCCTGcggctccacgacgactaccTCGGTACCGGCCGCCCCGACCTGACATCAACCACGACATCCCTTGCACGGCTACCCTGAGCATGGCTACACCATCCTACGCTCTTGGTTACATCGACAATGTCacaaagggctaccgccttgcttgagcaacctcatCGGTTTTCACTCCAGCCATGACTACCACGATGCATCGACCGACTGTGAGTGATGTCTGTCGGCTTACAACTTTCCGACTCTTGTTCGGCCTCACCGTGTGCGTCGCTATCGTTGTGATTGTGGGGGCATCTTGAGTGCCGTGATTATTTAGGAAATACTTGATAGACTATGATTTGTTCTATCTTATCTTATACTTCAAAATGATCATCCATTGCTATATATATGACCACAAGACTCAAACAATAAACATCGATTCCATCAACCCTCTCTGTTCCTTTTATATACAATAGCTAACCGCTCATACCAAGCGGTAAATATCTATCTTTTCCAAATAAAATTAAATGTAGAAATTAACAACTGGAATTTAACTTACACAAGCATGTGCTGCACTAAAACGTGTTTGGACTGTCTCAGAATCGCTTTATGCTGACTATGTGTGTAAACGATGCAGGAGCAGGACTCCACTAATTAAGCTAGAGATCTCTTTAAACTATAACCCGTGGTAAGCGTCACTGAAGTTTCTGCTGCGGTCCAACTTTCAAGTTCAAGTTCTGGACTCATTCAGTCATTCTTCACTGAATATTCTCGTGGATTTCAGGTAAGTTTTCCTAGTGATCTTACGACCAGGAGTTTTCCTATAAATAGGCCGGCATGCCTGCACGGTTGCATCACAGAGCTACTGAGCTGTCGTGTAGCTGAACTGGTTCCAGAGTTGTTATTTTCACGTAGGTTCAGAGTGGCGAGATAGTTCAGTTGTCTGAATTTCCGGCCAACCATGGCTTATGCTTAGTTGCTTACCATGTTTCTACTCTTATTTTTCAGGATCGTCGTGTTGGAGCAATTCAGCTTGTGTTCGTTGGAGCATTTGGCAGCAACCCCAACAACGTCAAGAAGAGCATTTGGCAGCTCCTCTGCGGCTGTGGGTCGCCTCAGACCAGCAACTAATTAAGATCGGAAGAGCATCTGTCAGCTCCTGTGGCTTTGGTCGCCGGAAGTTGCTTGATGTTGAGTCTAAAAACTGTACTCCCTCTATACCTAAATAAGTATTGTTGGAAAGGACTAGAGAAGTTTTTTtcaataataattatttaggtacagagaaaGTATGTGATTAGATATTGTTAAGTTCTTTGGTTTCATTGGTTTGTCGTCGTGTGGTTGTGTCAGGCTTGCTTCTTCTTCAGCAAGGAGCATGTAAACGCGTGTCATGTGATCAGATTCAGAAATAAATCTCGCAAACTTGTTTTGTTTACTTGTCATGGATGTGAATCCCTGGGAGATCTGGAATGAACCAAACGGAGACAGAAGTAGCGAAGCTCGGTTTCCTGAGACCTCGCCCGTTTCCTGAGGCTTTGTGTAACCAAATCTGACAGAGAGGCAAAGACAGAAGTTAAAATGAACAGTGTTTTGGCAGGTGGGTCACCGTGGCACCTATTCATCCTTTCCCAGTTCGACACTGCAAAGGTGAACCGCGTCAGTTCAATTTGCGTCAAACATGGATTTCTCCGTTACGTGCATCATTTGCAGTGGTTGAACTTGAACCGTTCCAAGCCGATGTGGAGACCTTCCATGCTTCGGTCATGGGAGCTTCGCTTGCTTTCAACGGATAGCCACACACACGGCCCATTCGGTATTTCAGTCTCCGTTTACGCGTACTACATGTGGCTTAACCTAACCAATTGTGTTGCACGGGTGCCGACCAGCGAATCGTTGAATGATTGAACATTGAAAGCATCAAATCTCGGAGCCATGTGTAAATCTATAAGCTAGCAGTCGCGGTCATACGCTCACACTGACTGACAGCGTCACACGAAAACATCGGAATTGTCAAAAGTAAAAGAGTCCTTCAGGAGTCAATTGCTGTTGGTTTTCACTTCTAACACTGGTCACTGGTCAAGTACTGAAGACAATAAAGTAGCTACCGCGAGCAGCTTATACTCCATCCCTTTCATAATACAAAAACGTTTTTGACAATATACTAATCTCCCCTaatcttacctactaataaagcaaatagtgcttcttccgtcATTCAAATTGCtcttaaagttgactaaaattacccaccaatgccacatataagtcataaaaaacgtttcaaacaggaaaaaaatccggactgggccggcccatgtaggcacctcctatattacgctctgggcgtTGAAAAAAAGATTCAGCATACCTGTTTGGGCCCGGTccatgcgtgggcgcctgtttttttagtttagttttttatttttattttaagttccatttttttctactttaaataatttagaacttcaaacaacttttctcaattttaagaaactgagaatttcgaaataaaatattaaaaaaacatatttttttgaggATTCAAagactactcaggagttttgaaaaatgtttgcatataaaaaaaatgtttaaactttgagaaaatttccgtaaaataaaaaagtcaacgattttaaacaaaagtccgtgtaaaaatctttaaaacagttcgtgcctctgtttttagtttcattttttattttcatttttctgttcccttttttagtttaaataatttagaactttgaaaaacttttgcaatttataaaactgggagttttaaaataaaagtttgaagaaaatataaaatgtttgtgaattcaaaaaatgctcaggatttttataaaaatattcgcatattcagaaaaatgttcataattttgagaacaatgttggtgaaaacaataaaagtccatgattttgaaaaaaagtttgtgtgttatttttgagtgcaattgaaaaaaatgtttgttaattcaaaaaatgttcatgcatttcaagaaatgtcttaAAATtctaaagacataatatgatcagcaccattgaagattataattgtttttcttccgttgcaacgcacgggtccttttgctagtaataatctGCCGTACGTCGCGGCTATTTTGCAAAAAGACCCCTCCCTTTTCTGGTATTTAACCCGCAGTACTTTTTAAGTCATAAAAAAACTTTTCATTTATATCCCCTCACCGACTTATCCATTGCCGTCCTGAGCAGGGGGCTTCTCGCCGGCGATGGGCGACGAGGCGACGGGCCGGCGACTGCCCGGCGCGCCGCGCCGCCCCTTGCCGAGAAAGTGGCGACCGAAGGTGCCGGTTGCGTCGTGGCGTTCCCAAGCGCGCCCTGCGCCTGCTGGGGCGGCGTGGGGGCTTCTCGCCGGCGATGGGCGAGGAGGCGATGGGCCGGCGACTGCCCGGCGCGCCGCGCCGCCCCTTACCGAAGTACCTCCACGATGGTTCTCGGACGGCACCGACGCCGGGTATGATAGGAGCAGCACCGACTCCGCGGCGTTCACCGACTACATGGCGTCCTTCCAGGCCGCACGCGCGCGTAGCGTCGGGGAGCTTTTGGACGCGCTCGCCGCGCGCGGCCGCCCCGTGACCCGCGTCGTGTACACGATGCTCCTCCCGTGGCCCGTGGACGTGGCTCGCGAGAAAGGTCTGCCGTCCGCGCTCTACTGGATCCAGCCGGCCGCGGTGCTCGCCGTCTACTACCACTACTTCCATGGCTACGCCGCCGTCGTGGCCGACCACCGCCACGACCCATCGTTCGTCGTGCGGTTCCCGGGCCTCCCGCCGCAGGAGAAAATGGCGACCGAAGTGTTCCCAGGCGCGCCCTGCGCGTGCTGGGGCGGCGTGGGAGCAGGAAAGGCCACCGCGACGGCAGCGGGGTTCCTTGGCAGTGTAGTGCCACCCATAGGCACTCCCTGCGGCGGCGCGAACGCCCGGCGGTCTCGTTGCCTGCACACGCGGCCTCCTCCATCCCAGTCCGTGTCCAACACGTCTCGATTTGGATGGACAGTCTGTGTCCTTGTTCAACTCAAATCAAGATTGTTGTTGGCTGTTATAAGAAGGGAGGGTCCTCGGCCTGAATCTCCGTCAGCTCCTATTTTGGACGAAGCATCCCATGTCGCCAACAAGTTCGCCGCAGGAAGAAGCGTCGAGTTCGTCGGAGAAAGAAGCGCCGACTTCGCCGGAGGTAGAAGATCATCCGCCGAGCACTCCAATGTCGCTTGCTACGGCTACACCAGAGGTATGTATCACACCGAACGCTGTTTGATTTTTCTTTCCCCTAGCTCTGCCAGACCGTTGGCGTATCCGAGATTTGTGTTGCTTTAGTAGCTTGTGCTGCTGCCACTTCCTTGTTCTTAAGAAGCATAGCATATTCCTGCTCCTTTATCTGGAACTGGCTCCAAACTAGCTATGGATTACAAAGTCCTGAAGATGAACTTGAGAGAGTGTAGAAATAGAAGGACATGGAGAGTGCCTGAGCTGAATAATTACGTCCAAAGATAGGTTCCATCGAGGAATTGAGAACCTGATGTGCCACATTGTctgcaataccatttagcatcctGGATATATGATAAACAGATGGCTGCAACTGAATGGAGATGGAGAAAAATTCTGCTAGCGAGCGCCTGACTGTCCAATGTACATCGTCAGAGTCGAGTCTTCTACTTGCATCAGCTTTGGCTAGAGGCAAACACCCAGTGAGAAAAGTGGCTTGCTTGAGCTGAAATATGTGTGATATCTTAGCTGCAAGAACTAGAGCAAGAGTTTCAGACTGAAGAGAGGAATTAATAATAGGAGCCGATGCCTAAATCTGAATCTGCTGTCCACATTTTCCATCTGGAATATCTATAAAAAGACCAACTCCTATAGCTTTAGCAGAAGACCCCATTCCAGGGATCTTGGAACATCTAAAGGCCGCATCCGAGAAGACTTTAACACCTGATTTTAGTGGGTTTTCACAACACATGTTAGCATCCAAGGGGATGGTGGTGTGCAGTTTTTTAGATGTAATTTCTGGGTGCAAAGGGATGTCAGCAATTTTCAGGGTACATTACATTGCTTTTACAGGGTACATTGACTGAATCTTTCTCGACCTTGTTACTTGACTTGTAGTAGTAGTTTCTTCACCAGCGCTAACTGAAACAGATTACATTAACTGAATCTTTTTCAGTGTACACTAGCACTCGAGGGAAAGCTTTTACCATACTTGTCGTAGTAGTTTCTTTTTTGTAggcaaattttcaatgagttaaGATAGAGGACTTTCCAAATCAATACAAATTTTAGTGGGGTTTCATAACACATGTTAGCATCCAAGGGGATGGTGGTGTGCAGTTTTCAACTTGGATAAGGAATAAGCAGATGCCCATACAAGAAATTATCTATAATGATCTCAATTTAACGGGAATGTTATAGTACAACTGCTATACCAAAATAAGCCTAAGCACACTGATAGACGAATGACAAATAAATATAAGCAACAGAAACAACAGAGAGATGCTGCTGGAGATTACGTTGTTAATAGCCCAGACATCTGGATGCGCATTTGTAGAGCCTGGATAGTCCAAAAATCTGCCCCAACCGCAAGAACAATGCTTGAGCAATGAGCATGGCTAGGAATTGAATACCGAAACACAACTGCAAATAATTGGGAATACAACAGCTGCACTCGCATACAAAAATAAACAAGAGACAACATGGACATCAACACTTTGTTGTTTCATCATATTCTAACCAGCAGGTGAACAAAAAACAAACAAGGAAAAGGGGTGCCCAGGTCCAATGTTCTAGAAGAAAAATGCTCTTGTCAAAGGAAAAGATCAACATTGGCAGCACTAATATAATTGAGCAGATAATCAAAGCTTATCCTGGTGACGCTTGTGCCCAGATTTTTGGGCCTAATTTCTGTACATTCTGCTGAAGCTTCTTTGCTTCTTCAATAGCTTGTGCCGCCTCTGATTTCTTGTTCTCAAAGAGCATTTTGTCCTTTTCCATTGTCCTTAAGTGATTAAAAAGAACATCTTTTACTGAATAAACATCTTCACTGGCTGGCCAACTTTACTAAAAGAACAAATAACACGTGAACGGAGGATACAGTCCAGGCATCTTAGATTTCATACAGATTTTCGAAAAGGTTGACTTCATACAGATAAATCCAAGTAGTTACCTAATCTTCTGTTGGCTGAATTCTTAATGTATCAATCTTGCACCATTTTTTCAATCAACTTTCGAACTGTGCTCTGGTTGGCTTCGCCATCAAGCTTGCCCTGAAGCTTAGCTACAGTCACATAATCCATTGAAAGTGCATGGTATAATGCATGTAATGATAATATTATGTTAAGAGAAATTCCCATGCATTGTCTTTGTTAACAGAATAACCATCAAGGATTTAAGGACATTACCTTCATGTACCTTTATGTTGGGCTAATTATAATTATGTTGTTACTGCAGGAAATAGATAACATTGCTGAACTGAACATTGTAGAGGATTTGGATAACCGACCTTCCAAAAAAGCAAAAATTTCTGAATTAGGTGTTCTGGAGCGAAAACCAATGTCACCAACTATGTCAGCATCTTCTCCAAATTCTGAATGTTTTGAATCAATTGTGCCAGAATCAGACATTCAGATAGATCGTGATCCATTGGCATCACCTCCATCCCCATCTAGCTCGACATTATCTCTTGTTTTACCATTACATGATGTTAAGGAACCAGATTCAAATAAAGAGATCAAAATTGTTCAAAAATATGATTATCTACCACaaggtatttgtttcatttaTTCTGTGTACTTTTTTATTCAATATATTATTAAATTATATGTCAGCATCTACTCCAAATTCTGAATGTTTTGAATCAATTGTTCCAGAATCAGACATTCAGATAGATCGTGATCCATTGGCATCACCTCCATCCCCATCTAGCTCGACATTATCTCCTCTTTTACCATTACATGATGTTAAGGAACCAGATTCAAATAAAGAGATCAAAATTGTTCAAAAATATGATTATCTACCACaaggtatttgtttcatttaTTCTGTGTACTTCTCTATCCAATATATTATTaaattatttgatttttttttgcagaCTATACATTGACCGATTATGATCTATGTGCTCATATAATAATTGAATCATCTTTGAGAAAACAAGAGTTGGTTCAGATAGATGGAAGTATTGTGTTACAAAATCAATtgatgtgcttgcttgatgaaaaaGAGTGGGTAAATGATGATGTAAGTATACCCTTACTCGAACAGAAATTAGTTTCTAATCACTAATATCTATTACTAATGTATTTGTTTGAAAATAATCTTAATTATAGGTGATCGATgcatatatatatgttgtataaGGGACCAAATACATGTCCAGAATGGCAATAAAGTATATTTTGAGAGTCCTTTTGTTATCTCACTATTAAAACGGGATGGTAACCTTGGCATACAACAAAATAGTGCCTTCATTACAGAGATTGTCAAGAAATATATGGAGCATGACATGGTAATATCCGTATCCATAATTTTCATGTTCATGTTTCAAtcaatatttatttttcttttcctaaTTATCTTTATTACAGATTGAACTTCCAATAAATACCAGCAACACACATTGGTATTTAGCTATTTTAAATTCCAAAAAACGTGAGATTCAAGTACTGGACTCATTGTGTTGGAAGTTTGACCGAGATGATCTCTCTATTACGTTTAGTTACATCATCAGTTTTAATCCTACATGTAAATGACATAAATTCATACATTGTTAATGTCTATCTTTTCTTATCACTAAATCTTTTTCAGCTACGAGGAATACAATTTCATTTGGACCTTATTAAAAGTCAAAACTTGATTAACGAGGATTGGAAAGACGTTGATCTTACTGAATGGAAGATCACGGAACAATTTCAAAAGCCAGTTCAAAAAGACAGTTCTTCATGTGGTTTATTTATGGTCAAATTTATGGAATATTTCGCCGTAAGTGCACTATCATACGCAATTACACAGGTATATCTCTTTTTGTTTAATAGAAAGTATATCAATTTTACATAAAGTATGTCAATTTTTGAAAATATACTAATAATTGTTTATATTGCACAGGAAATGATTACTTCATTTAGGTTCAAGTTAGCCATCATACTATTATGTTGGAAAACAAACACTGCATCAATCACTACAATCGTTGAAGAAACTGACGATGACACCAATGGAGATCCTGATGATGTTCAAATATTGGAAAGTCTAGATGATATAAAAAACTCAAAACACAAAATCCCATTATCGGTTGAAATGAAATACAGATCACTGATATCTATTCTTTCTAATATGAGCTTACATGAGTTAACATCTGGACTTTGTAGCTTCATTAAATCCATCAATTACACCGAGATTTTAGAGTAAGTCATTTCAAATTAGTAATAAAATTGTACAATATCTTACTTATTTTCTTAATGATTCATTATCTTAATTTTTTCCATTACTAGGAAAGTATGGATCCAAAGTTCAAAGCCATATCCAATAAGCTTGTCTCTCAGAAAACTACAAGGAATGCTAAAGGATGATTTACCTATGGACCGAGATTGCTTTAATTTGGTCATACGGAAGTTTATGTTTGATGACATCCAAACGgcacaaaaaacaaaacaattgATAGCAAAACATTATATGGACATGAAATTTTGGGTATGTTCTTAAATTCATTATTTACTTTTTTCTATATTCTTATTTTTTAAGCACTTTTCTAACCAATTATTTTTATGTGCTAGATGACTACTGATTTTGGATGGCACCCAGATTTTCGTAAAAAGTTAGATGTTGAACAACTAGCAAATTCTGTTCGTAGTTGGCCTGGTATCAAATATAATGTTTCAAAATGCAAATCGGTAAGAGCACTTTTGTATACTTTGGACCACATATTTTTTATTACATCTAATATATGTATCCTATTTTAGATCCATATTCCAGTACAATCCAACAATGATTTCATTCTATTCACATTGGACAAAGATAGCAGAATAGTGTATATTTTGGACCCTGCTCCTATTAATCCCATTTACAGATGCAACCCACTCGCAAAAAATGTGCACAAAATTATATGGATTGCAGAACACTTACCAAAAGCAATGTCAAAGGCATGCCCTGGGTCTAGATGGAACGAGAACATTCTTCTATGGCATCAAAAAGTCCTAGATGATATTCCAATTTATAACAGGTATTTTTGAAtagatgaatattatatactgagAAATTGTTGTTTTGGAAATGAATTTAAATTTAAATTAATAACATATATATTCTTATATATTAGGGAACTTTCCGGTTATATTGTTCCCCTGTTCATGTCCACATGGGAAGATGAAAGACCACATTTGCCATTTATAAAGGTAAATATCAAGACAATATTTATCATTTAATGTTATATTATAATTACACATCTAATTTTGATGCCATTCGTTTACAAAAATAATGGTTGTGCAGGATGGATATGAACTCAGAAAACTAATTTTGGGCCAACTATTAACATTCAAGGACAATGAATGTGAAGATAACATGCCTGCGGGTGTACTTGAATTCATCAGTTGTATCAGGAAAATCCAATTTAAATCTGGTAAATATAGTACAATTTGGGAAATTTCGTAATAACAAATTCTTTTTTCAagattgattgttttgtcatactaACTTATATTTGCTCAAACAGGACGTGCATGCTATTTCTGAAGAAGGTGATGGCCGAAATCTGGGCCGAGACCATCATCTATATAATGTGTCATCACAAAGTATCAAGGTGCACATGGAACGACTAGCGCAAGGAGGGGAATTCCTTGCTCACGATTGGCTCTCCTCAATCACACAGACAACCTAAAACATAGATAGAAGCAAACCTCTTAAGAAACCGTGTAATGATAGTGTGCTTTCTGTACTCCCATACTGTCCTTTTTGTCAACTGACACTGGAATAACAATGGAGACAACCCCGTTGCAATGTGATCATCTATCGCCGGAACAAAGTCTACGACTGTTTGCTGCTACCATAGTTTTTGTGAGGCAATTGCCAAGTTTTGTTCTCCCGCAAAGAAGAAAAGATTTCCAACTTCCTTGGACTCCTAATTATGTATATTTGCTTCCATGCCTTCGATCTTTTTTGAACTTGCTATGCTATGTTCCGGTTGTAACTAAACTTGCTATGTCCGATCTATGCTATGTCAAATTTATCTGCATACTATTTTGATCATGTTGCACGGGATAGCATGCATTTGAGGGTTCGGATATAAGGGAGGCGGTTGCGGGGGTGAAGAAATGAGGGGTGATCAGGTGCTATCGACGGACATATAGGGGGCAAATTTGACAAGTCGGGTTGTGGATGCTCCAACTTGGATAAGGAATAAGCAGATGCCCATACaagaaatctttacctaataataaagaggctattgcttccgtcggaaaacccaccgctgcCATTTTTCAAAAAAACCACTGTCTTTTAGGTAATTAAACCCGTAGTACCTTTTTATGTGTTACGAACAGGAAAACGTTTAATTTTTGCAGAGAGCCCCCTATGGCATTGGATAAGAGAAACGCATCTGGGTTGACAAAAAACACACGAGAGGGATATCGCTTCTGCCCTCATAATCCCACATCGATACTTCACAGATAATTTCATCACTTTATATACATGCGCCTTGGTGATTTTACAAGAGGCAACGAAAATCAACAGAGGAACAAATTCGAGAAGAAGAAATTGGAATGACACGAACAGAGGTGGAGCCGCGAGACAGAGGGGGTTAGGGGCGAAGGAAAGGGGTTGGCACCGACGATGCATAGGTGGAGGTGGGGGCGTCGGGGTTAGAGGATTCAGGCAACCGGCGGGGTAAGGCTTGCCGGAAACGCAAGAAGCACCATGGGGGCAGAAGAGAAAAGAGAGGAGACCGGGGGTAGGAGTACTGGCTGGCGCTCGGGCACTGGAGCTGGCCCCGTCGCCCCCAGTCTCCAGCAACCCTCCACAATGGCCCCATAGGCCGACCTCGCAGAAGCACACCATGGGAGGCGGTCACGAGGTGCAGAGGTGGGAGGCGGTGGATGAGCAGAGGAGGAGGGAAGTGTGGGCGCCATTGGAAGGGGTAGTCGGGGAGATTGGGGATCCACTGGGGCTCTCTCCCCTAGCGGCACggggtggaggagaggaggggggctgGGGATCGGGCTAGGTTAGGGGATTTAGGAATGGGTAAGGCTGGGCCTTGGCACGCCTAATGGGTTGTGCACTACtactctctctctttcctttaaTTTCTTTCTCTAAATTCTTTAATTAAAAATGTGTGGTATTattttttcccgttgcaacgcacgggtccttttgctatctttacctaataataaagaggctattgcttccgtcggaaaacccaccacggcatttttataaaaaagcccctgtaatttttgttattcaacccgcgctccatcatttatctgcaacgcaaaaggaaaaaacgattcgctacaAAAATTATacgcgtacgcatcgcctcctctcgTCGACCCTCGGCCAccttggcctgtgcccaggccgccgccacaccactcgccgccacggccgacctcaaccgccaccgctgccgatctcaacccacccgcctccgcggccgtacctctccccgctcactgcccccgttgcggcgctcgagcgcatcgcgtcgaccctggtccaccctagcGTGTgtacaggccgctgccacaccactcgccgccgcggccgacctcaaccaccactgttgtcgatctcaacccacccgcctccgcggtcttacctctgcccgcttgctgcccccgtttcggcgctcgagcacagcttctggatcaaatcaacgcgacagctacagtgactggggatgatgcgtctgctcgatgcagaacggcggcgacgcggcggagcgaagtacttgcaggtggaggcgggtctccatggctcacacgggaactccgaggttatggcacgGCAACGGTGACTCCTTAtgaccagatagaggcgcctaacccttggtcccctcatcgtatcccctcctctggCAGGAacccatcatctggtgagatcccctccccatgtctccaaccgtgtgccaagcaccggcaagaaattttgttttgttggGATTTGTTtggtgatgaatgaatgtattgaatgtaagattgtattgttgtagagatagagaatggaacaccaccttcagtttgtcatctgatcccacactctctaccccatgagtgaaataagataacatttcattgatcaattcacgtagcctctttgttttgctttgcttgtcctgcttaatttctcatcatggtggaattaacaatggatgggttggtttctcaacaaaataggataggactgactacattagttagttagcttattattttaataaatcaaaataattatgaaaatattaaaaacgtgtggtatttttttcttccgttgcaacgcacgggtccttttgctagtataaaAAACACTCTTATACTATAAGATGGAATGAGTATTTGACAAGATCTCACAAGTACTCATTCTGTCCTAAAATAATTGTTTTAATTTTATACTAGCTTTAATATAAAATTATAATAaatttaagacacttattttaagacaaAGGAAA
This genomic stretch from Hordeum vulgare subsp. vulgare chromosome 6H, MorexV3_pseudomolecules_assembly, whole genome shotgun sequence harbors:
- the LOC123405732 gene encoding uncharacterized protein LOC123405732; protein product: MYLYVGLIIIMLLLQEIDNIAELNIVEDLDNRPSKKAKISELGVLERKPMSPTMSASSPNSECFESIVPESDIQIDRDPLASPPSPSSSTLSLVLPLHDVKEPDSNKEIKIVQKYDYLPQESDIQIDRDPLASPPSPSSSTLSPLLPLHDVKEPDSNKEIKIVQKYDYLPQDYTLTDYDLCAHIIIESSLRKQELVQIDGSIVLQNQLMCLLDEKEWVNDDVIDAYIYVV